The following are encoded in a window of Amycolatopsis lexingtonensis genomic DNA:
- a CDS encoding carbohydrate ABC transporter permease — MTWTSRKREELAGWLFIAPQALGFLAFVVAPLVAVVWYSLQDVNLLAGTSTFAGADNYAKLFDDPTAPKVARATAIFCVGLVVLNLALALSLALLLNLKLRGTTVFRTVFFSPVVITLVAWTIVWNFLLQDNGGINSLLQTIGVDGPNWLRGNGTAMLSVIVVQVLKNVGLNMVLFLAALQGIPQSIVEASQLDGAGPWRRFRSVTLPMISPTTLLTAIITVAGALQVFAQIQVLTLGGPADSTNVLVFYFYQQAFANHDLGYGSALAVVLFLVILALTLLQWRMRKRWVFHES, encoded by the coding sequence ATGACGTGGACCTCGAGGAAGCGCGAAGAGCTGGCGGGGTGGCTCTTCATCGCCCCGCAGGCTCTCGGGTTCCTCGCCTTCGTCGTCGCGCCGCTGGTCGCGGTGGTCTGGTACAGCCTCCAGGACGTCAACCTCCTCGCCGGGACGTCGACGTTCGCGGGCGCGGACAACTACGCGAAGCTCTTCGACGACCCGACCGCGCCGAAGGTCGCCCGCGCGACGGCGATCTTCTGCGTCGGCCTGGTCGTGCTGAACCTCGCGCTGGCGCTGTCGCTGGCGTTGCTGCTCAACCTGAAGCTGCGCGGTACCACGGTGTTCCGCACGGTCTTCTTCTCGCCGGTGGTCATCACGCTCGTCGCCTGGACGATCGTGTGGAACTTCCTCCTGCAGGACAACGGCGGGATCAACTCGCTGCTGCAGACGATCGGCGTCGACGGGCCGAACTGGCTGCGGGGCAACGGCACCGCGATGCTCTCGGTGATCGTGGTGCAGGTGCTGAAGAACGTCGGGCTCAACATGGTGCTGTTCCTCGCCGCGCTGCAGGGCATCCCGCAGTCCATTGTGGAAGCGTCGCAACTGGACGGTGCCGGGCCGTGGCGCCGGTTCCGCTCGGTGACACTGCCGATGATCAGCCCGACCACGCTGCTCACCGCGATCATCACCGTGGCCGGCGCGCTGCAGGTGTTCGCGCAGATCCAGGTGCTGACGCTGGGCGGCCCCGCCGACAGCACCAACGTCCTGGTCTTCTACTTCTACCAGCAGGCCTTCGCCAACCACGACCTCGGGTACGGCTCGGCGCTGGCGGTCGTGCTGTTCCTCGTCATCCTGGCGCTCACGCTGCTGCAGTGGCGGATGCGGAAGCGGTGGGTGTTCCATGAGTCGTAG
- a CDS encoding carbohydrate ABC transporter permease, which yields MSRRAKIACYAVMVVLAVPFVFPTWWMITASLLPANEVLAYPPKLFPNQPQWENYRTAFTDFPLAQQYFNSLYIAVLVTLGTMFFSSLAGYAFARIRFRGEKLFALILIGLMVPSEVTIIPLFRVVDDLGLTNTHWPLIVVPIFGAPSVLATFVMRQFFITIPGELEEAGRLDGLSRFGLYRRVALPIAKPALAAVAIFTFLNTWNFFLEPLVYLTDKSMFTLPVALTQYVDVYGGHLWNVQLAAATTTVVPVLVVFIIAQRQFVEGLAQSGLKG from the coding sequence ATGAGTCGTAGGGCGAAGATCGCCTGCTACGCGGTGATGGTCGTGCTGGCCGTGCCGTTCGTGTTCCCCACCTGGTGGATGATCACGGCGTCGCTGCTGCCGGCCAACGAAGTCCTCGCGTACCCGCCGAAGCTGTTCCCGAACCAGCCGCAGTGGGAGAACTACCGGACGGCGTTCACCGACTTCCCGTTGGCGCAGCAGTACTTCAACAGCCTCTACATCGCCGTGCTCGTCACGCTCGGCACGATGTTCTTCTCCTCGCTGGCCGGGTACGCGTTCGCCCGCATCCGGTTCCGCGGCGAGAAGCTCTTCGCGCTGATCCTCATCGGACTGATGGTGCCGAGCGAGGTCACGATCATCCCGCTGTTCCGGGTGGTCGACGACCTGGGCCTGACGAACACGCACTGGCCGCTCATCGTCGTGCCGATCTTCGGGGCGCCGAGCGTGCTGGCGACGTTCGTGATGCGCCAGTTCTTCATCACGATCCCGGGCGAGCTCGAAGAAGCGGGCCGGCTCGACGGCCTCTCGCGGTTCGGGCTCTACCGGCGCGTCGCCCTGCCGATCGCGAAACCCGCGCTGGCCGCGGTCGCGATCTTCACCTTCCTGAACACGTGGAACTTCTTCCTGGAACCGCTGGTCTACCTGACCGACAAGAGCATGTTCACGCTGCCGGTGGCGCTGACGCAGTACGTCGACGTCTACGGCGGTCACCTCTGGAACGTCCAGCTCGCCGCCGCGACCACGACGGTCGTGCCGGTGCTGGTCGTGTTCATCATCGCGCAACGCCAGTTCGTCGAAGGGCTCGCCCAGAGCGGCCTGAAAGGCTAG
- a CDS encoding sensor histidine kinase, translating to MKRSFPRRRSLVVRLTAVSLLIALASIAATAWLAVQTTTRAIQQEQGQALSGDATIYTELLGYAAANHTWGQVGPRLKALSEQTGRRIVLTTLDRHVLGDSGGTPVTLPVKATASVDPLHVDPVLLPQAGTSGIDPRAAGPFRLPAGEREDLTSLATKTAACLATVGLPSQVRESPSGRPQLAGLDPLSARYFASKCGLYELAEPTPTEQVALDSLNDAVNRCLRSQGADEVKLGLDLQVLGGIDQRPTQGCLDSARREQLTPFVAPPALLFTLGPGGSQLPTFTLSRENLTRILAVTGGVLVLAMALTVLVATRLSRPLRALTEAAKQDRPAPVKSRDEVGYLAAAFNDLTARRERIEELRKAMVSDIAHELRNPLNVIRGRLEAAEDGHLPFDRALSASLLEETVLLQHIVDDLQDLAAADAGQLRLHPEPLDAAELAGHVAVAQADRAAAAGIGLTVEADGDAAVTADPVRLRQVVGNLVTNAIRHTPPGGRVTIRVSSTVDEVALAVADTGTGIAAADLPHVFDRFWRAEKSRSRQTGGSGLGLAIVRHLVHAHGGTVTAESEVDSGSTFTVRLPKADRGGERAGVRNPQDVQPPGAVTQEDDGGRGDGRGQGGAPADGDRRAAAADRQP from the coding sequence ATGAAACGTAGCTTCCCGCGGCGGCGCAGTCTCGTCGTCCGGCTCACCGCCGTCTCGCTGCTGATCGCGCTCGCCTCGATCGCCGCGACCGCGTGGCTCGCGGTGCAGACCACCACCCGCGCGATCCAGCAGGAGCAGGGCCAGGCGCTCTCCGGCGACGCCACGATCTACACCGAGCTGCTGGGCTACGCGGCGGCCAACCACACCTGGGGTCAGGTCGGCCCGCGGCTGAAAGCGCTGTCCGAGCAGACCGGCCGCCGGATCGTGCTGACCACCCTCGACCGGCACGTCCTCGGCGACTCCGGCGGCACCCCGGTCACGCTGCCGGTCAAGGCGACCGCGTCGGTCGACCCGCTGCACGTCGACCCGGTGCTGCTGCCCCAGGCCGGGACGAGCGGGATCGACCCGCGTGCGGCCGGGCCCTTCCGGCTGCCGGCGGGCGAGCGCGAGGACCTCACGTCGCTGGCCACGAAGACCGCCGCCTGCCTCGCCACGGTCGGCCTCCCCAGCCAGGTGCGCGAGTCACCGAGCGGGCGGCCGCAGCTCGCCGGGCTCGATCCGCTGTCCGCGCGCTACTTCGCTTCGAAGTGCGGCCTCTACGAGCTGGCCGAGCCGACGCCGACCGAGCAGGTCGCGCTCGACAGCCTCAACGACGCCGTCAACCGCTGCCTGCGGAGCCAGGGCGCGGACGAGGTGAAACTGGGCCTCGACCTGCAGGTCCTCGGCGGCATCGACCAGCGGCCGACCCAGGGCTGCCTCGACTCGGCCCGCCGCGAGCAGCTGACGCCGTTCGTCGCGCCGCCCGCGCTGCTGTTCACGCTCGGGCCGGGCGGGTCGCAGCTGCCGACGTTCACGCTGTCCCGGGAAAACCTCACCCGGATCCTCGCGGTGACCGGCGGCGTGCTCGTGCTGGCCATGGCGCTCACGGTGCTGGTCGCGACCCGGCTGTCCCGTCCGCTGCGAGCGCTGACCGAAGCGGCGAAGCAGGATCGCCCGGCGCCGGTGAAGTCGCGCGACGAGGTCGGCTACCTCGCGGCCGCGTTCAACGACCTCACCGCGCGGCGGGAGCGCATCGAGGAGCTGCGCAAGGCGATGGTCAGCGACATCGCGCACGAGCTGCGCAACCCGCTCAACGTCATCCGCGGCCGGCTGGAGGCCGCCGAAGACGGCCACCTGCCCTTCGACCGCGCGCTGAGCGCGTCCCTGCTCGAAGAAACCGTGCTGCTGCAGCACATCGTCGACGACCTCCAGGACCTCGCCGCCGCCGACGCCGGCCAGCTGCGGCTGCACCCCGAGCCGCTCGACGCGGCCGAGCTGGCCGGCCACGTCGCCGTCGCGCAGGCCGACCGGGCCGCCGCGGCCGGCATCGGGCTCACCGTCGAAGCCGACGGCGACGCCGCGGTGACGGCCGATCCGGTGCGGCTGCGGCAGGTCGTCGGCAACCTGGTGACGAACGCGATCCGGCACACCCCGCCCGGTGGCCGGGTGACGATCCGCGTCTCGTCCACTGTGGACGAGGTGGCGCTGGCCGTCGCGGACACCGGCACCGGAATCGCCGCCGCGGACCTGCCGCACGTGTTCGACCGGTTCTGGCGGGCCGAGAAGTCCCGCAGCCGCCAGACCGGCGGCAGCGGGCTCGGCCTCGCCATCGTGCGGCACCTCGTGCACGCCCACGGCGGCACGGTCACCGCCGAGTCCGAAGTGGACAGCGGATCGACGTTCACCGTCCGGCTACCGAAGGCGGATCGCGGTGGTGAGCGTGCCGGGGTGCGGAATCCGCAGGACGTGCAGCCGCCGGGCGCCGTCACGCAGGAAGATGACGGTGGTCGCGGTGACGGTCGCGGCCAGGGCGGCGCCCCAGCCGATGGTGATCGTCGTGCCGCCGCGGCGGATCGTCAGCCCTGA
- a CDS encoding response regulator transcription factor, with protein sequence MCARVLVAEDDEKQAEVLRLYLESEGHTVVLAPDGRAALDEARRTRPDLLVLDVMMPKVDGLDVCRILRQESDVAVLMLTARATEDDLLLGLDLGADDYLTKPYSPRELMARVRTLLRRTAGRREPPDTALRAGALRLDPVRHEVSVGGRPVETTPGEFQLLETLIRQPGRVFTRRQLLELTRGDDRFVSTRIIDVHVLNLRKKLEPDPQKPVYLRTVFGVGYKLMADNET encoded by the coding sequence GTGTGCGCACGTGTACTGGTCGCCGAGGACGACGAGAAGCAGGCCGAGGTCCTCCGGCTCTACCTCGAAAGCGAGGGCCACACCGTCGTGCTGGCCCCGGACGGCCGGGCTGCCCTCGACGAAGCCCGCCGCACCCGCCCCGACCTGCTGGTCCTCGACGTGATGATGCCGAAGGTCGACGGCCTCGACGTCTGCCGGATCCTGCGGCAGGAGTCCGACGTGGCGGTGCTGATGCTCACCGCCCGCGCCACCGAGGACGACCTGCTGCTCGGCCTCGACCTCGGCGCGGACGACTACCTGACCAAGCCCTACAGCCCGCGGGAGCTGATGGCCCGGGTCCGGACGCTGCTGCGGCGGACCGCCGGCCGGCGTGAACCACCGGACACGGCGTTGCGCGCCGGCGCGCTGCGGCTCGACCCGGTCCGGCACGAGGTGTCGGTCGGCGGCCGCCCGGTGGAGACCACCCCGGGCGAGTTCCAGCTGCTCGAGACGCTGATCCGGCAGCCGGGCCGCGTCTTCACCCGGCGGCAGCTGCTGGAGCTGACCCGCGGCGACGACCGGTTCGTCAGCACCCGGATCATCGACGTCCACGTGCTCAACCTGCGCAAGAAGCTCGAGCCGGACCCGCAGAAGCCGGTCTACCTGCGGACCGTGTTCGGCGTGGGCTACAAGCTGATGGCGGACAATGAAACGTAG
- a CDS encoding GH92 family glycosyl hydrolase: MRYRFMAALAATAVIGVPAVASAAPTTLSPLVGDPAAYVDPLIGTGRGGSSVGEINNFPGPAAPFGMMQFSPDTQGAYAGYQYHSDRIRGFSLDHASVGCNAFGDVPILPVTGDVGSAPWDRTEHFGHDDEKAKPGYYAVTLADSNVRVELTATTRTGLAAFTYPAGSTPQVLVKGGASLAGNSAATLKITGDREVSGSATTGNFCGKPNKYTVFYDITFDQPFTAHGTWDGSSVRPGTDSVDSPRAGAYLTFASGTVHAKVSMSYVGVDGAKANMAAEVPGWDFGAVRQSTRDKWAQALGKIRVAGRDPAQLKTFYTALYHSLLHPNTFDDADGRYIGFDDQVRTLPKGRHQYANFSDWDTYRSLAPLHAMLFPKEASDMAQSLTNDAVQGGWWPRWPMANDYTGQMTGDSSVALISNLYAFGARDFDVKTALKYLVKGATSVDGTPGAYQERRGIADYVARGYLPNNDASRGDHARVGASITLEWAIDDFAIAQFAQGIGDRDTAREFTKRGQNWQNLFNPLTGYVQPRAQDGRFPDGPAYVPPPPGKFGQDGFDEGNSAQYTWLVPQDPAGLVTAMGGPALVAQRLDTFFQKLNVGPNEPYMWAGNEPDFGVPWLYNHVGQPWKTQQVVREIATTLFSATPDGEPGNDDLGAQSSWYVWAALGIYPATPGTPDLVVHSPLVERAVLALPSGRTLDIRAPQAPATYVHALSLNGRDWNRTSLPANTVRDGGRLDFSLVSTPDKRWAADTVPPSYRDGEKPFLASVTNQVVVAPGSAGEVTVSGQRLGGHDRVLDVATQAPSGISVTGPRQLRLDGRTGGATAKLSVAVAAGTPEGYYQVPVTVRGGATAVPGSVIVLVAPPGGPAAAYSNVGISDDGDAGSADIDGAGNSLSRQALAAAGLTGGRTASVSGTTFTWPAAPLGRPDNVVPAGQTLAVSGKRLSFIGTASNGDHRASATVTFTDGTTAQADLSFGDWVFPGGGTDPVFGNTLVARTDHRNRPGGQGGGASVYATAPFDAPAGKTIASVTLPSDPDLHVFAIGLA, encoded by the coding sequence GTGCGGTACAGGTTCATGGCGGCGCTGGCCGCGACGGCGGTGATCGGGGTCCCCGCCGTCGCTTCGGCGGCTCCGACAACGTTGTCACCGCTGGTCGGCGACCCGGCGGCCTACGTCGACCCGCTGATCGGGACCGGTCGCGGCGGGAGCTCGGTCGGCGAGATCAACAACTTCCCCGGCCCGGCGGCGCCGTTCGGGATGATGCAGTTCTCGCCGGACACCCAGGGCGCGTACGCCGGCTACCAGTACCACTCCGACCGGATCCGGGGGTTCAGCCTCGACCACGCCTCTGTCGGCTGCAACGCGTTCGGCGACGTGCCGATCCTGCCGGTCACCGGCGACGTCGGCAGCGCGCCCTGGGACCGGACCGAGCACTTCGGCCACGACGACGAAAAGGCGAAGCCCGGCTACTACGCCGTGACGCTGGCCGATTCGAACGTCCGGGTCGAGCTGACCGCCACGACCCGCACCGGGCTCGCGGCGTTCACCTACCCGGCCGGCTCGACCCCGCAGGTGCTCGTCAAGGGCGGCGCCAGCCTCGCCGGGAACTCCGCGGCCACCCTGAAGATCACCGGCGACCGCGAAGTCAGCGGGTCGGCCACCACCGGCAACTTCTGCGGCAAGCCCAACAAGTACACGGTCTTCTACGACATCACCTTCGACCAGCCGTTCACCGCGCACGGCACGTGGGACGGCTCGTCGGTGCGGCCGGGCACGGACAGCGTCGACTCGCCGCGCGCGGGCGCGTACCTGACCTTCGCTTCCGGCACCGTGCACGCCAAGGTGTCGATGTCCTATGTGGGCGTCGACGGCGCGAAGGCCAACATGGCCGCGGAAGTCCCCGGCTGGGACTTCGGCGCGGTCCGGCAGTCCACACGGGACAAGTGGGCGCAGGCGCTGGGCAAGATCCGCGTCGCGGGCCGGGATCCCGCGCAGCTCAAGACGTTCTACACCGCGCTGTACCACTCGCTGCTGCACCCCAACACGTTCGACGACGCCGACGGCCGGTACATCGGCTTCGACGACCAGGTCCGGACGCTGCCGAAGGGGCGCCACCAGTACGCGAACTTCTCCGACTGGGACACCTACCGCTCGCTCGCGCCGCTGCACGCCATGCTCTTCCCGAAGGAAGCCAGTGACATGGCGCAGTCGCTGACCAACGACGCCGTGCAGGGCGGCTGGTGGCCGCGCTGGCCGATGGCGAACGACTACACCGGGCAGATGACCGGCGACAGCTCGGTCGCGCTGATCTCGAACCTCTACGCCTTCGGGGCGCGGGACTTCGACGTCAAGACGGCGCTGAAGTACCTGGTCAAGGGCGCGACCTCAGTGGACGGAACACCGGGCGCGTACCAGGAACGCCGGGGCATCGCCGACTACGTCGCCCGCGGGTACCTGCCGAACAACGACGCCTCCCGCGGCGACCACGCCCGCGTCGGCGCGTCGATCACCCTGGAGTGGGCGATCGACGACTTCGCGATCGCGCAGTTCGCGCAGGGGATCGGCGACCGCGACACCGCCCGCGAATTCACGAAACGCGGCCAGAACTGGCAGAACCTCTTCAACCCGCTGACCGGCTACGTCCAGCCGCGCGCGCAGGACGGGCGCTTCCCGGACGGCCCGGCGTACGTCCCGCCGCCGCCCGGAAAGTTCGGCCAGGACGGCTTCGACGAGGGCAACTCGGCGCAGTACACGTGGCTGGTGCCGCAGGACCCGGCCGGGCTGGTGACGGCGATGGGCGGCCCGGCTCTTGTGGCACAGCGGTTGGACACGTTCTTCCAGAAGCTGAACGTCGGCCCGAACGAGCCGTACATGTGGGCGGGCAACGAACCCGACTTCGGCGTCCCGTGGCTGTACAACCACGTCGGCCAGCCGTGGAAGACCCAGCAGGTGGTCCGCGAGATCGCGACCACGCTGTTCAGCGCGACCCCGGACGGCGAGCCGGGCAACGACGACCTGGGCGCGCAGTCGTCGTGGTACGTCTGGGCCGCGCTCGGCATCTACCCGGCCACGCCGGGGACGCCGGACCTGGTCGTGCACAGCCCGCTGGTCGAGCGCGCGGTGCTGGCGCTGCCGTCCGGGCGGACGCTCGACATCCGCGCGCCCCAGGCGCCCGCGACGTACGTCCACGCCCTGTCGCTGAACGGCCGCGACTGGAACCGGACGTCCTTGCCCGCGAACACCGTGCGGGACGGCGGGCGGCTGGACTTCTCGCTGGTGTCCACTCCGGACAAGCGCTGGGCGGCCGACACGGTGCCACCGTCCTATCGGGACGGTGAGAAGCCGTTCCTGGCCTCGGTGACCAACCAGGTCGTCGTCGCGCCCGGGAGCGCCGGGGAGGTCACCGTGAGCGGGCAGCGGCTCGGCGGGCACGACCGGGTGCTGGACGTCGCCACGCAGGCGCCGTCCGGGATTTCGGTGACCGGGCCGCGGCAGCTCCGGCTCGACGGCCGGACCGGCGGGGCGACCGCGAAGCTGAGCGTGGCGGTCGCCGCCGGGACGCCCGAGGGCTACTACCAGGTGCCGGTGACCGTCCGCGGTGGCGCGACGGCCGTGCCCGGCTCGGTGATCGTGCTGGTCGCGCCGCCGGGCGGCCCGGCGGCCGCGTACTCGAACGTGGGCATCTCCGACGACGGCGACGCCGGTTCGGCCGACATCGACGGCGCCGGGAACAGCCTTTCGCGCCAGGCCCTCGCCGCGGCCGGCCTGACCGGCGGCCGAACGGCTTCGGTTTCCGGTACCACGTTCACCTGGCCCGCCGCGCCTTTGGGACGGCCGGACAACGTGGTCCCGGCCGGGCAGACCCTCGCGGTGTCCGGGAAGCGCTTGTCGTTCATCGGCACGGCCTCGAACGGCGACCACCGGGCGTCGGCGACGGTCACGTTCACCGACGGCACCACCGCCCAGGCCGACC